In Nicotiana tabacum cultivar K326 chromosome 19, ASM71507v2, whole genome shotgun sequence, one DNA window encodes the following:
- the LOC142173889 gene encoding endo-1,4-beta-xylanase 5-like — protein MIHVALAFGTAFGIQRSGWAIARSGCWSMLKGGFVLNISGPVELYLEANNTVVELWADSISVKPFSLDEWKFHQDQSTEKVRKARVKIQAVDSQGQPLPNATVSLAQFPVWQCNKPTHPKQQSLPRLVYFKI, from the exons ATGATTCACGTAGCTCTTGCATTCGGAACAGCATTTGGCATCCAACGTAGTGGATGGGCTATTGCTCGTTCTGGTTGCTGGTCTATGCTAAAAGGTGGTTTTGTGCTCAATATTTCTGGTCCTGTCGAGCTATATCTTGAA GCAAACAACACAGTCGTTGAGCTATGGGCAGATAGCATATCAGTAAAGCCATTTTCTCTAGATGAGTGGAAATTTCATCAAGATCAAAGCACTGAGAAG GTACGCAAAGCTAGAGTGAAAATCCAAGCAGTGGATTCTCAAGGCCAACCTTTACCAAACGCAACTGTCTCCCTGGCACAATTTCCCGTTTGGCAATGCAATAAGCCAACACATCCTAAACAACAAAGCCTACCAAGATTGGTTTACTTCAAGATTTAA